Part of the Roseomonas sp. OT10 genome, AGGCCCCGGCCGGCGCCGCCCTGCGCCGCCCCGGCCGGGGCGGCGTGACCCCGCCGCCCGCAGCCGATCGGCTGCGCTGGGCGGATCTGCGGCTGCTGCTGCTGGCGGTGGTGCTGTTCGGCGGCGTCTGGCCGGTGACCAAGCACGCCCTGCGCGACGCCACGCCCGTCTGGTTCGCCGTCTCCCGCGCCGGGCTGGCGACGCTGGTGATCACGCTGCTGGTCCTGGCGCTGGGGCGGCTGCGCCGGCCCGGCCCGCGCGACTGGCCGGCGGTGCTGGCGGTGGGCTCCCTGCAGCTGGGAGCCTTCTTCGCGCTGACCCATCTCGCCCTGCCGCTGGTGCCGGCGGGGCGGACGGCGGTGCTGTCCAACGTCACCATCATCTGGCTGGTGCCGCTCTCCGTGCTCCTGCTGGGCGAGCGGCTGCCGCCGCGGCGCTGGGCGGCGGCCGGGCTGGGGCTCGCCGGCGCGGCCGTGCTGGTCGGCCCCTGGGCGGTGGACTGGAGCGATCCCCGCGCCCTGGGCGGCAATGCCCTGCTGCTGCTGGCGGCGCTGTGCTGGAGCCTGGCCATCGTCATCACCCGCCTCCGGCCGCCCCACCGCCCCATGCTGGAGCTGCTGCCCTGGTGCTTCGGCCTGGGCACCCTGCTGCTGGCGGCGCTGGCCCTGCTGCGCGAGCCGGG contains:
- a CDS encoding DMT family transporter gives rise to the protein MTPPPAADRLRWADLRLLLLAVVLFGGVWPVTKHALRDATPVWFAVSRAGLATLVITLLVLALGRLRRPGPRDWPAVLAVGSLQLGAFFALTHLALPLVPAGRTAVLSNVTIIWLVPLSVLLLGERLPPRRWAAAGLGLAGAAVLVGPWAVDWSDPRALGGNALLLLAALCWSLAIVITRLRPPHRPMLELLPWCFGLGTLLLAALALLREPGGGIGPGAWPHAAFIGFVAAPLGTWSVIEAGRRLPGAVASVGFMLVPALGLAGAALWLGEPMGWDVWLGAALILGSVLLAVGG